One Nitrospira sp. MA-1 genomic window, GGTGTGATCTATATCAAATAGGAAAACCCGCAAGGAGTCAGAACGCTTTTTTTGGGGAGGAATCTGCTCTGCCTGGAATGGCGGTCCGGGCATATTCTATGACCCGACACCGCATGATTGTGTGATGGCCTTTTCTTTTCGTTTTACTTTGGCTTCCCGTGTGAGAAAAGGTGGTAAATTTTGTGTTGAATAGTTTGCTGCCCACAAGCGGACCAAGATAGGGGACCGTATGCGATATGCCATAGTGATTAAAAAATCTCCCACAAACTTTGCGTCGTATGTGCCGGATTTACCTGGGTGTGTGGCAACCGGGGCGACCCTGGATGAAACTGAAACACTCATACGAGAAGCGATTGTATTCCATCTTGAAGGAATACAGGCCGTTGACCAACCCCTCCCATCTCCAAGTTGCCAGGTCGAATACGTGGAGTTGTCAGTCTAACTCCTCTTTCCACTGTGTTCCTTACATACGGGGTTTCGGCCCCGTGCGACGAGCCACTTTTGTTTCGGCAAAAGGACCCAAAACCATTGACGCCCCGTCTGGACTCATTGCAGAGGAGGGCCGCTAACTTTTTTAAGAGCGGACCAACTCGCAAGGCTCAAACAAGGTCCGCTGAATGCTAGGAGCGTCCCTCCGGGGGGCCAGCCGGCAGGCGTCGGACCATAAGGGATCATTCAGGAATTTCTATGAAAAACAGAGGAACATCGGAAGGACGATGGCGG contains:
- a CDS encoding type II toxin-antitoxin system HicB family antitoxin, whose amino-acid sequence is MRYAIVIKKSPTNFASYVPDLPGCVATGATLDETETLIREAIVFHLEGIQAVDQPLPSPSCQVEYVELSV